The following coding sequences are from one Paenibacillus stellifer window:
- a CDS encoding ABC transporter ATP-binding protein translates to METNTVIQVSHIRKAFGGKIVLDDISLEVRQAETYGLLGPSGSGKTTLVKLLTGIDEADQGDITVLGVKVPKLSLLSQIGYMAQSDALYSELSAKENLEFFASLYGLKKAERNRRIQEVMEIVNLQDHLRKRVDQYSGGMKRRLSLAIALLHEPPLLILDEPTVGIDPVLRMSIWKELKNLNARGTTIVLTTHVMDEAEKCDRLGMIREGRLLAEDTPANLLASTGSSTIEETFLYYGGVRP, encoded by the coding sequence ATGGAGACAAACACAGTCATTCAAGTCTCACATATCCGCAAAGCGTTCGGCGGCAAAATCGTCCTGGACGACATCAGCCTTGAAGTCCGCCAGGCGGAGACCTATGGGCTGCTGGGGCCATCCGGCTCCGGCAAGACGACACTTGTCAAGCTGCTGACCGGAATAGACGAAGCGGATCAGGGCGATATCACGGTGCTGGGCGTGAAGGTTCCGAAGCTGTCGCTGCTGTCGCAAATCGGCTACATGGCCCAGTCCGATGCCCTGTACAGCGAGCTGAGCGCCAAGGAGAATCTGGAGTTCTTCGCGTCTCTGTACGGATTGAAGAAGGCAGAACGCAACCGGCGCATACAAGAAGTCATGGAGATCGTCAATTTGCAGGATCATCTTCGAAAAAGAGTGGATCAATACTCCGGCGGCATGAAACGCCGCTTGTCACTCGCCATCGCCCTGCTGCACGAGCCGCCGCTTCTCATTCTCGATGAGCCGACGGTCGGCATCGATCCGGTGCTGCGCATGTCTATATGGAAGGAACTCAAAAACTTGAATGCCCGCGGAACAACGATCGTGCTCACGACCCATGTCATGGACGAGGCTGAAAAATGCGACCGGCTCGGTATGATCCGGGAAGGCCGCCTGCTCGCTGAGGACACGCCGGCCAATCTCCTGGCCAGCACCGGCTCTTCTACTATTGAGGAAACGTTTCTGTATTATGGAGGTGTCCGTCCATGA
- a CDS encoding TetR/AcrR family transcriptional regulator produces MAEEKTDRSDDQWAQELLAIGGEEHMTPKQIAILKAAVEVFAEKGYAGAATSEIAQKAGVAEGTVFRYYKTKKDLLISIIGPTMGKLLAPFIIRNFGSVLNSPYETYEDFLRAFIVNRLDFARNNFKLLKILVQEIPFHPSLREQFVENVMNTIVEKVSLQLERFKEKGQIADVPTSAAIRFSASAALGFIMTRLLFQPDKDWNDEEEVEILIRLIMHGLSPK; encoded by the coding sequence ATGGCGGAAGAAAAAACGGACCGAAGCGACGATCAATGGGCCCAGGAGCTGCTGGCCATCGGCGGCGAGGAGCATATGACGCCCAAGCAGATCGCCATTCTGAAAGCGGCGGTCGAAGTGTTCGCGGAAAAAGGGTACGCCGGGGCCGCAACCAGCGAGATTGCCCAGAAGGCGGGCGTTGCGGAGGGCACCGTTTTTCGCTATTACAAAACGAAGAAGGATCTCCTGATCTCCATCATCGGGCCGACGATGGGCAAGCTGCTCGCACCGTTCATCATCCGGAACTTCGGGAGCGTGCTGAATTCGCCTTACGAGACGTACGAAGACTTCCTCCGGGCTTTTATCGTGAACCGCCTCGACTTCGCCCGGAACAATTTCAAGCTGCTGAAAATTCTCGTTCAGGAAATACCCTTTCATCCGAGTCTTCGTGAGCAGTTCGTCGAGAATGTCATGAATACAATTGTGGAAAAAGTGTCTCTTCAGCTTGAGCGCTTCAAGGAGAAGGGGCAGATTGCCGATGTGCCGACGTCAGCCGCCATCCGCTTCTCGGCCTCAGCCGCCCTTGGCTTCATCATGACCCGGCTGCTGTTTCAACCCGATAAAGACTGGAATGACGAGGAAGAAGTCGAGATACTGATCCGCCTGATCATGCACGGCCTCTCCCCTAAATAA
- a CDS encoding IS630 family transposase produces the protein MTTEQEIGKLTEAMKETESTRMYERYLAIRLHLEGRTLTEIADILGRSFPAISGYWKNYRKNGLQGLELGEYPGGSKRLSNEQEERLKQVIAEKRPVDVGFEAKYTWTLKLIRAWILREYCEDYTLKGVSKMLNRLGFSYTKATYTLAKANPEEQEQFRQVTLPELKDQLDQGKVDHLLFEDESAIRAYLALQYNWFPRGQQRKIKTYGQHQGAKLFAAIDYETGHALHREEEKLDAKAFQRFLTDILQTYSGKVVVVLDNAHIHHADEIQPFLKEHARLQLVYLPKYSPELNPTEGLWKWLKHDVVNNVFFQKFYVIRSHVAAFMKSINRTPQAVIDRLLLQV, from the coding sequence ATGACTACAGAACAAGAGATCGGAAAACTGACAGAAGCCATGAAGGAAACAGAAAGTACCCGGATGTATGAAAGATATTTGGCGATAAGGCTGCATCTAGAGGGCCGGACCCTCACCGAAATTGCCGATATTTTGGGCAGATCCTTTCCGGCCATCAGCGGATACTGGAAGAACTACCGTAAGAATGGACTGCAAGGTCTCGAATTGGGTGAATATCCGGGTGGTTCCAAGCGACTTTCGAATGAGCAAGAGGAACGGCTGAAGCAAGTCATCGCTGAGAAACGCCCTGTCGATGTTGGCTTTGAAGCGAAGTATACCTGGACGTTAAAACTCATTCGTGCCTGGATTCTTCGGGAGTATTGCGAAGACTACACGCTCAAAGGCGTCTCCAAAATGCTGAACCGCCTTGGCTTCAGCTACACGAAGGCCACCTATACTTTGGCAAAGGCCAATCCAGAGGAGCAAGAGCAGTTTCGCCAAGTCACGCTACCTGAGCTCAAAGACCAGTTAGATCAAGGAAAAGTGGATCACCTGCTGTTTGAAGACGAATCGGCTATTCGGGCCTATCTAGCCTTACAGTACAATTGGTTTCCGAGAGGACAACAGCGAAAAATCAAGACGTATGGCCAGCATCAGGGTGCCAAGCTGTTTGCAGCGATCGATTACGAAACCGGCCATGCCCTTCACCGGGAAGAAGAAAAACTGGATGCGAAAGCGTTCCAACGCTTCTTGACCGACATTTTACAGACGTATTCCGGCAAGGTCGTGGTTGTCCTGGATAATGCCCACATTCATCATGCCGATGAAATTCAGCCTTTTCTCAAGGAGCACGCCCGATTGCAGTTGGTCTATTTACCCAAGTACAGCCCGGAACTCAATCCCACGGAAGGTTTGTGGAAATGGCTAAAGCACGATGTCGTGAACAATGTGTTTTTCCAAAAGTTCTACGTCATTCGTTCCCATGTGGCCGCTTTTATGAAAAGCATCAACCGAACTCCTCAAGCCGTAATTGACCGTTTACTTCTTCAGGTATAA
- a CDS encoding arginine--tRNA ligase, which produces MLSRIIGQEIEQSVLIAVREMGLEVSALPEVNIEQPASLDHGDYSSNIAMKLGKTLRMPPLHIASKLRDVMMASASEGGLIRQVETAAPGFLNVRIDWSVWAGMNEATPAGSQGKVVIEHTSINPNKAAHIGHLRNACIGDTLARLLRRTGHTVEVHNYIDDLGNQLADTVVGLLNLPLEGDYGRFGDYCWDLYSAVNRTYGSDSLLNAKRTETLHELEQGTGNTAWIGKIAAERIVRDHVKEMADFGILYDLLVWESSIVKEGFWDAAFERLRQTPLFVLETIGKLAGCWVLKQAEDVGGAEDQDTGDARQDGEYTQDKVLVRSSGILTYTAKDIAYHLWKFGLLDKDFTYEAFDGELYTTAAHGAAKPLGQAHTVINVIDSRQEYPQTMVKEALRALGYGEQADRLHHAGYGVVSLSPASAAELGIDTSDGRASYAMSGRQGIGIKVSDLISRMERHLEDTRNGRDGLPARMIATAAIRYYLLRFNLGTEVIFDLRQAMELAGNTGVYLMYAHARAARVIRKAESLGLLAPDVVSRSADSTESSSQIEDSNGQTGSRAGHDECANGRAVPLPPPSFPAKLEPPELALLRQLGAWPDTLHTASKELTPNTICQYSHTLSSLFHQFYASCPILTGPNEIVAFRLWLTAKFKETLGDSLAVLGLPAPERL; this is translated from the coding sequence ATGCTGAGCCGGATCATTGGTCAAGAGATTGAACAAAGCGTATTGATCGCCGTACGGGAGATGGGACTGGAGGTTTCCGCACTGCCGGAGGTGAATATTGAGCAGCCCGCCAGCCTTGATCACGGGGATTATTCCAGCAATATCGCCATGAAGCTCGGCAAGACGCTGCGTATGCCGCCGCTTCACATCGCGAGCAAGCTTCGGGATGTGATGATGGCTTCGGCTTCAGAAGGTGGGCTGATCCGGCAGGTAGAGACCGCCGCTCCCGGCTTCCTTAACGTTCGGATCGACTGGAGCGTCTGGGCCGGGATGAATGAAGCGACCCCTGCGGGCAGCCAAGGCAAGGTTGTGATCGAGCACACTTCTATCAACCCGAACAAAGCTGCTCATATTGGCCATCTGCGGAACGCCTGCATTGGAGACACCCTCGCGCGTCTGCTCAGAAGAACCGGTCATACGGTGGAGGTTCATAACTACATCGACGATCTCGGCAATCAGCTGGCGGATACGGTAGTGGGGCTGCTGAACTTGCCTTTGGAGGGCGACTACGGACGTTTCGGCGATTACTGCTGGGATCTGTATTCCGCGGTCAACCGGACATACGGCTCGGACTCTCTGCTGAATGCCAAGCGGACGGAGACACTGCATGAACTGGAGCAAGGCACCGGCAATACCGCCTGGATCGGCAAGATTGCCGCAGAAAGGATCGTCCGCGACCATGTGAAGGAGATGGCAGACTTCGGTATCCTGTACGATCTCCTGGTGTGGGAGAGCAGCATTGTCAAGGAGGGCTTCTGGGATGCGGCGTTTGAGCGTCTGCGGCAGACTCCCCTGTTCGTTCTGGAGACGATCGGCAAGCTCGCTGGCTGCTGGGTGCTGAAACAGGCGGAAGATGTTGGCGGAGCCGAAGACCAGGACACTGGGGATGCCCGGCAGGACGGTGAATACACGCAGGATAAAGTGCTGGTACGTTCCAGCGGCATTTTGACTTACACCGCCAAGGATATCGCCTATCATTTATGGAAATTCGGACTGCTGGACAAGGATTTCACCTATGAAGCGTTTGACGGTGAGCTGTACACGACAGCTGCGCATGGAGCGGCCAAACCCCTCGGTCAAGCCCATACCGTCATCAATGTGATCGATTCCCGGCAGGAATATCCGCAGACGATGGTCAAGGAAGCGCTCCGGGCACTGGGTTACGGCGAGCAGGCGGACCGGCTGCATCATGCCGGTTACGGTGTCGTCTCGCTGAGCCCCGCTTCTGCGGCAGAGCTTGGCATCGATACGTCGGACGGCAGAGCTTCGTACGCCATGTCGGGCCGTCAGGGGATCGGCATCAAGGTCAGCGATCTGATCTCCCGGATGGAGCGGCATCTCGAAGATACCCGAAACGGCCGCGACGGTCTGCCGGCGCGGATGATTGCTACAGCCGCCATCCGTTATTATCTGCTCCGGTTCAATCTGGGAACCGAGGTCATTTTTGATTTGCGCCAGGCGATGGAGCTCGCCGGGAATACGGGCGTGTATCTGATGTACGCCCACGCGCGGGCAGCTAGAGTGATCCGCAAAGCTGAGAGCCTCGGGTTGCTCGCACCAGACGTTGTCAGCCGGAGCGCGGATTCCACCGAAAGCTCAAGCCAGATCGAGGACAGTAACGGCCAAACCGGCAGCCGGGCTGGGCATGACGAGTGCGCGAACGGCAGAGCCGTCCCTCTCCCGCCTCCTTCTTTCCCGGCGAAGCTGGAACCGCCAGAACTGGCGCTGCTGAGACAGCTTGGCGCATGGCCGGACACCCTGCATACGGCAAGCAAGGAATTGACGCCGAATACCATCTGCCAATACAGCCATACTCTGTCCTCGCTGTTTCATCAGTTCTATGCTTCCTGTCCCATTCTCACGGGGCCGAATGAAATCGTCGCTTTCCGGCTGTGGCTAACAGCCAAATTCAAGGAGACGCTCGGAGATTCGCTTGCGGTACTGGGACTTCCGGCGCCGGAGCGGCTATAA
- a CDS encoding phosphate ABC transporter substrate-binding protein: MKFFKKVTFTALAAVFAVTASLTGAASAADSLSGKITINGSTALLPLTLQAAKEFQKLHPKVKIAASGKGSVTGPQAVKKGIADIGACDWDASIDVPGFKAFDGQVANKVAVIPFATIVNKNVGVDNLTTDQLKGIYSGKITNWKQVGGADADIVVITRAFGSGTRVNYQSKALAGGDIVKKDKNYKEVGSSGDMKTAVGSTPNSIGYIDLVYVTGGDIKAVKFNGVAATSDNVINGSYKIWAYGYYMTKGQPTGATKAFIDYVQSKKFQQGSLKKLKFIPISAMK; encoded by the coding sequence ATGAAATTTTTCAAAAAAGTTACGTTTACCGCGCTGGCGGCTGTCTTCGCCGTTACAGCATCCCTGACAGGAGCGGCTTCCGCAGCCGATTCTCTCTCGGGCAAAATCACGATTAACGGCTCGACAGCCCTGCTGCCGCTGACGCTTCAGGCAGCCAAAGAGTTCCAGAAGCTGCATCCGAAGGTTAAAATCGCCGCTTCCGGCAAAGGCTCCGTAACCGGACCGCAGGCGGTCAAGAAAGGCATCGCCGACATCGGCGCCTGCGACTGGGACGCCAGCATTGACGTTCCGGGCTTCAAAGCCTTCGACGGCCAGGTAGCGAACAAGGTGGCAGTCATTCCTTTCGCGACGATCGTGAACAAGAATGTCGGTGTTGACAATCTGACCACTGATCAGCTGAAAGGCATTTACTCCGGCAAGATCACGAACTGGAAGCAGGTCGGTGGCGCTGATGCGGACATCGTCGTCATCACCCGCGCATTCGGTTCCGGCACCCGCGTTAATTATCAGTCCAAGGCGCTGGCTGGCGGCGACATCGTGAAGAAAGACAAGAACTACAAGGAAGTCGGCTCGAGCGGCGACATGAAGACGGCTGTAGGTTCTACGCCGAACTCGATCGGTTATATCGACCTTGTATATGTAACCGGCGGTGACATCAAAGCCGTGAAGTTCAACGGCGTAGCCGCAACGAGCGACAATGTTATCAACGGTTCCTATAAGATCTGGGCTTACGGCTACTACATGACCAAGGGACAACCGACCGGCGCCACTAAAGCGTTCATCGACTATGTGCAGAGCAAGAAGTTCCAGCAGGGATCGCTGAAGAAGCTGAAATTCATTCCGATCTCCGCGATGAAGTAA
- a CDS encoding stalk domain-containing protein: protein MKKSQWLSVLMTSVLLTTAVSASVQAASGGSKAPVQNTAAKTAKVKEGQASWTINGAQATLKTIEIGGYKLYALGQLTTALGASLTSGTGSVVITDAAGLHTITLKAGSKSYTVDGTARSFTTAPTVSGGKLYVELSAIVYGLGGELYGSPLEILSAARPQGEFSTPQWAADGTILATLEGDAEQMYKLSATPGTYRVLESDGQASGFAVSADRSQGAFTDETGQLYVINLSNGQIKALGTDTSVKTDLAWAADGKTLYFVQGDKQEKLAKVSVDTGEITTVLADKVENKSELGISPDGTKAVYIVNITGTAKNDADSTEDSLTVDYSKAGEQLYTLDLTAKDAAPAAITTSDDNKLYPEIANDGTVTYLSADPNGNALNTLKSVKTDKTAANLQLDIEPNWIEQAGSSLVVSGTAADGSSRIYSIAATGAKTELFRTTESVSEVAVSADGSKLAVTINGKLWEIVNGKAVQLTK, encoded by the coding sequence TTGAAGAAAAGTCAATGGTTAAGCGTGCTCATGACCTCCGTGCTTCTAACAACGGCAGTGAGCGCCAGTGTTCAGGCAGCATCAGGGGGGAGCAAGGCTCCGGTTCAGAATACAGCCGCTAAAACTGCCAAAGTGAAGGAAGGGCAGGCCTCTTGGACGATCAACGGAGCGCAAGCGACGCTGAAGACGATCGAAATCGGCGGGTACAAGCTCTACGCGCTTGGGCAGCTCACAACGGCACTCGGTGCAAGCCTGACCTCCGGTACGGGAAGCGTCGTGATTACGGACGCGGCAGGATTACATACGATTACTCTGAAAGCCGGCTCCAAGAGCTATACAGTTGACGGTACAGCCCGCAGCTTCACAACCGCTCCGACCGTGAGCGGCGGCAAGCTGTACGTTGAGCTTAGCGCAATCGTATACGGCCTTGGCGGCGAACTGTACGGAAGCCCGCTGGAAATTCTGAGCGCAGCTCGTCCGCAGGGCGAGTTCAGCACGCCGCAATGGGCGGCTGACGGCACGATTCTCGCGACTCTGGAAGGCGATGCGGAGCAGATGTACAAGCTGTCCGCTACGCCGGGAACCTATCGCGTTCTGGAAAGCGACGGACAAGCTTCCGGATTTGCCGTTTCGGCAGACCGCAGCCAGGGCGCTTTTACGGATGAGACGGGCCAGCTGTATGTGATTAATCTGTCGAACGGACAGATCAAGGCGCTTGGTACGGATACGAGCGTGAAGACGGACCTCGCTTGGGCAGCCGACGGCAAAACGCTCTATTTTGTCCAGGGAGACAAGCAGGAGAAGCTCGCCAAGGTATCGGTTGATACCGGTGAAATCACGACAGTTCTTGCTGACAAGGTAGAGAATAAATCCGAGCTTGGCATTTCTCCGGACGGAACGAAGGCGGTCTACATCGTCAACATTACCGGAACGGCGAAGAACGATGCGGACAGCACGGAAGATTCGCTGACGGTCGATTACAGCAAGGCGGGCGAGCAGCTGTACACGCTTGATCTGACTGCCAAGGACGCTGCGCCGGCTGCAATCACTACTTCCGATGACAACAAGCTGTATCCGGAGATCGCGAACGACGGAACGGTCACTTACCTCAGCGCCGATCCGAACGGTAACGCACTCAATACGCTCAAGTCGGTAAAAACCGACAAGACAGCAGCCAACCTCCAGCTTGATATTGAACCGAACTGGATTGAACAAGCCGGCAGCAGCCTGGTTGTATCCGGAACGGCAGCGGATGGAAGCAGCCGCATCTATTCGATAGCTGCGACGGGAGCCAAGACGGAGTTGTTCCGCACGACGGAATCGGTATCCGAGGTTGCGGTATCCGCAGACGGCAGCAAGCTGGCTGTAACAATTAATGGCAAACTGTGGGAAATCGTGAACGGTAAAGCTGTTCAGTTAACGAAATAA
- a CDS encoding ABC transporter permease, whose protein sequence is MRVRALTLRILRQFIHDKRTMALMFIAPLIVLNLMSLVFGGDAYKPAIGLTGQAAALSGSLEKHDAKTTAYDTADIGMQALKDGKIDALISMEQGKAQVVLEGSNPTANRAVMLALEQTSGDLQASGAPSKQQTAASLKPEISYLYGSADMKTIDRFGPIMIGVFIFFFVFLIAGVSLLRERTTGTLERLLATPLKRWEVVIGYVCGFGLFTIVQALLISWFSIQVLGILMAGSFGYVLLITLLLSMTALTLGTLLSAFASSELQMIQFIPLVIVPQIFLSGLFPMDTLPDWLQKIGYLTPLYYGSEAMINIMIRGKGWDAISVDVLVLAGFSVLFMALNVLALRKHRRM, encoded by the coding sequence ATGAGAGTCCGCGCGCTGACGCTTCGCATTCTCCGGCAGTTCATTCACGACAAGCGGACGATGGCTCTCATGTTCATCGCTCCGCTCATTGTCTTAAACCTCATGAGCCTCGTCTTCGGCGGAGACGCCTATAAGCCAGCCATCGGGCTTACGGGCCAGGCAGCCGCGCTGTCCGGCAGCCTGGAGAAGCATGACGCCAAGACGACGGCTTACGATACGGCCGACATTGGCATGCAGGCATTGAAAGACGGCAAGATCGACGCCTTGATCAGCATGGAGCAGGGCAAAGCGCAAGTCGTGCTGGAGGGCAGCAATCCGACGGCGAACCGCGCCGTTATGCTGGCGCTGGAGCAGACCTCGGGCGATCTTCAGGCCTCCGGCGCCCCTTCGAAGCAGCAGACAGCCGCCTCGCTGAAGCCAGAGATCAGCTACCTGTATGGCTCCGCGGACATGAAGACGATCGACCGGTTCGGGCCGATCATGATCGGCGTGTTCATATTTTTCTTCGTCTTCCTGATCGCCGGGGTCTCCCTCTTGCGGGAGCGGACGACCGGCACGCTGGAACGGCTGCTCGCCACTCCGCTCAAGCGATGGGAGGTCGTCATCGGCTACGTGTGCGGCTTTGGCTTATTCACCATTGTTCAAGCATTGCTCATCTCCTGGTTCTCCATCCAGGTGCTCGGCATCCTGATGGCGGGCAGCTTCGGCTACGTGCTGCTGATTACACTGCTCCTGTCCATGACGGCGCTGACGCTCGGAACACTGTTGTCGGCTTTCGCCAGCAGCGAGCTGCAAATGATCCAATTCATCCCGCTAGTCATCGTACCGCAGATCTTTCTCTCCGGCCTGTTCCCGATGGATACTCTGCCGGATTGGCTGCAGAAGATCGGATATCTGACCCCGCTCTATTACGGGTCCGAGGCAATGATCAATATTATGATCCGCGGCAAGGGCTGGGACGCCATCTCGGTGGACGTCTTGGTGCTGGCCGGTTTCTCGGTATTGTTCATGGCGCTGAATGTGCTGGCTCTTCGCAAGCACCGCCGAATGTAA